The proteins below come from a single Brevundimonas sp. LM2 genomic window:
- a CDS encoding glycoside hydrolase family 99-like domain-containing protein: MNLVFASHCNFKGNSAMHVFSIAEALIDLGHDCLVIVPDEPQTVLAHGAHRFSLSTYAEALSTKLKFANGAGPDFIHAWTPRDHVREVVEAISRAERCPYLVHMEDNEEQILVDEIASLDIETIRRLPDETISGLIGVDHRSHPVKSRLFIDGAIGFTCLIETLLEFSAVGQDALTFWPGFDAAFAELGDRNAVRRSYDLQQDETVILYSGNVHLSIVEEIADLYGAVALLRRRGRNVRLVRTGWDYAAMPLGPQAISHIGALELGFIPRGDLPGLVSAADILVQPGKVGAFNDYRFPSKLPEFLASGRPVLLPKANIGLHLTDGENAFHLEDSGVLDIASHVERIMDLPDRGLSVGIAGRAFALENLTWTKVAIRLESFYRKLIEKAASNALDLNDSRMTVDRRTPQFPVDLIAFYLPQYHPIPENDLWWGKGFTEWTNVTRARPTIESHDQPRLPTDLGFYDLRLPEIMVNQAEMARDFGVSGFCFYYYWFDGRRLLEAPLDGWLAGGPDFPFCICWANEPWSRRWDGSNAEVLLDQTYGINFAESFISDILSILKDPRYIRVDEAPVLLIYKISDIPDARGAIATWRRVARENGIPEIHVVAVQSFGLGDPTGYGADAAVEFSPPHEDRMLIDPINAGVAGGSFRGYLEDYISVAMRSIKADPVNYVRYRGLFPRWDNTARRREYGHVFINDSAKAYGSWLRHLTWEALSSREVKAPLVFVNAWNEWAEGAYLEPDQTYGDGLLHVTRAALGEGVIDFVRGRTPARDRAFTNAVSILPDLQRR; the protein is encoded by the coding sequence ATGAATTTAGTCTTCGCATCGCATTGCAATTTTAAGGGCAACAGCGCGATGCACGTGTTTTCGATCGCGGAAGCGCTGATCGACCTCGGCCACGATTGTCTTGTCATTGTTCCGGACGAGCCGCAGACCGTACTGGCTCATGGAGCGCATCGCTTCTCCTTATCTACCTACGCCGAGGCTCTATCCACGAAGTTGAAGTTCGCGAACGGGGCTGGGCCGGACTTTATTCATGCCTGGACCCCGCGGGACCACGTAAGGGAGGTGGTGGAGGCTATTTCGCGTGCCGAGCGCTGCCCCTACCTTGTTCACATGGAAGATAACGAGGAGCAGATTCTCGTTGATGAAATCGCTTCTCTGGACATCGAGACTATTAGGAGGTTGCCTGATGAAACGATCAGCGGCCTCATCGGAGTAGATCATCGTTCTCACCCGGTAAAGTCGCGTTTGTTTATCGATGGCGCTATCGGCTTTACGTGTCTGATTGAGACGTTGCTTGAATTTTCTGCTGTTGGCCAAGACGCTCTGACTTTTTGGCCGGGGTTTGATGCTGCGTTCGCGGAACTAGGCGATCGCAATGCCGTACGTCGTAGCTACGATCTCCAACAAGACGAAACTGTTATTCTTTATTCCGGCAACGTCCACCTTTCTATCGTTGAAGAGATAGCCGACCTTTATGGGGCGGTGGCGCTTCTCCGCCGACGTGGTCGAAACGTCAGGCTTGTCCGGACAGGGTGGGATTACGCGGCTATGCCGCTGGGCCCGCAGGCCATCAGTCATATTGGCGCCCTCGAACTAGGCTTTATCCCGCGCGGCGATTTGCCAGGCCTGGTTAGCGCGGCGGACATTCTGGTCCAGCCCGGCAAGGTTGGTGCCTTCAACGACTACCGGTTCCCGTCGAAGCTACCCGAATTTCTCGCGTCCGGCCGACCGGTCCTTCTGCCGAAAGCCAATATCGGATTGCATCTGACGGATGGCGAGAACGCCTTCCATCTGGAAGACAGCGGTGTTCTGGATATCGCATCGCATGTCGAACGTATCATGGACTTGCCTGATCGCGGTTTGTCCGTGGGAATAGCCGGACGCGCTTTCGCGCTTGAGAATCTTACCTGGACAAAAGTCGCCATTCGTTTGGAGAGCTTCTACCGCAAGCTCATCGAAAAGGCGGCTTCGAATGCGCTGGACCTCAACGACAGCCGCATGACTGTGGACCGCAGGACTCCGCAGTTTCCAGTGGATCTGATCGCTTTCTATCTCCCCCAGTACCACCCAATCCCCGAAAATGACCTCTGGTGGGGCAAGGGCTTCACCGAATGGACAAACGTGACCAGGGCGCGTCCTACGATAGAAAGCCACGATCAGCCGCGACTGCCGACCGATCTAGGATTTTACGATCTGCGTCTGCCGGAAATCATGGTCAATCAGGCAGAAATGGCGAGAGACTTTGGGGTTTCTGGGTTTTGCTTTTATTATTATTGGTTCGATGGGCGTAGATTACTCGAAGCACCCCTCGATGGCTGGCTAGCAGGCGGTCCAGATTTTCCGTTCTGCATTTGTTGGGCGAACGAGCCTTGGAGCCGTCGATGGGACGGCTCGAATGCAGAGGTCCTGCTGGACCAGACCTACGGAATCAATTTCGCTGAGTCATTTATCAGCGATATCCTGTCGATTTTGAAGGATCCGCGCTATATCCGTGTCGACGAGGCACCCGTGCTTTTGATCTACAAAATCAGCGATATCCCGGACGCCCGAGGCGCAATCGCCACTTGGCGCCGCGTTGCCCGGGAGAATGGTATTCCGGAAATCCATGTCGTGGCCGTCCAGTCGTTCGGGCTCGGCGATCCTACGGGCTACGGCGCGGATGCAGCGGTGGAGTTTTCGCCGCCGCATGAAGACCGAATGCTGATTGATCCCATCAATGCCGGCGTCGCCGGAGGTTCCTTCCGTGGATATCTTGAAGACTATATCTCCGTCGCGATGCGCAGCATCAAAGCCGATCCGGTCAACTATGTCCGTTACCGTGGCTTATTCCCCCGTTGGGACAATACGGCGCGACGCAGGGAATATGGGCACGTCTTTATAAACGATAGCGCGAAGGCTTACGGCTCGTGGTTGCGACATCTCACTTGGGAAGCGCTTTCCAGCCGTGAGGTCAAAGCTCCCCTCGTATTTGTCAACGCCTGGAATGAATGGGCGGAGGGTGCCTACCTCGAGCCTGACCAGACCTATGGTGACGGCCTTCTCCATGTCACCCGTGCCGCTCTAGGCGAAGGCGTTATCGACTTTGTGCGAGGGCGAACCCCAGCGCGCGATAGAGCGTTCACGAACGCTGTGTCTA